One stretch of Streptomyces agglomeratus DNA includes these proteins:
- the groL gene encoding chaperonin GroEL (60 kDa chaperone family; promotes refolding of misfolded polypeptides especially under stressful conditions; forms two stacked rings of heptamers to form a barrel-shaped 14mer; ends can be capped by GroES; misfolded proteins enter the barrel where they are refolded when GroES binds): MAKIIAFDEEARRGLERGMNQLADAVKVTLGPKGRNVVLEKKWGAPTITNDGVSIAKEIELEDPYEKIGAELVKEVAKKTDDVAGDGTTTATVLAQALVREGLRNVAAGANPMALKRGIEKAVEAVSAALLEQAKDVETKEQIASTASISAADTQIGELIAEAMDKVGKEGVITVEESQTFGLELELTEGMRFDKGYISAYFATDMERMESSLDDPYILIVNSKISNVKDLLPLLEKVMQSGKPLLIIAEDVEGEALSTLVVNKIRGTFKSVAVKAPGFGDRRKAMLGDIAILTGGTVISEEVGLKLENAGLDLLGRARKVVITKDETTIVDGAGESDQVQGRVNQIRAEIENSDSDYDREKLQERLAKLAGGVAVIKAGAATEVELKERKHRIEDAVRNAKAAVEEGIVAGGGVALLQATAVFEKLELQGDEATGANAVKLALEAPLKQIAVNGGLEGGVIVEKVRNLPLGHGLNAATGEYVDMIAEGIIDPAKVTRSALQNAASIAALFLTTEAVIADKPEKAGAPAGGGMPGGDMDF; this comes from the coding sequence ATGGCCAAGATCATCGCGTTCGACGAGGAGGCACGGCGCGGTCTCGAGCGCGGGATGAACCAGCTCGCCGACGCCGTCAAGGTCACCCTCGGCCCCAAGGGCCGTAACGTCGTCCTCGAGAAGAAGTGGGGCGCCCCCACGATCACCAACGATGGTGTTTCCATCGCCAAGGAGATCGAGCTCGAGGACCCGTACGAGAAGATCGGCGCCGAGCTGGTCAAGGAAGTCGCGAAGAAGACCGACGACGTAGCCGGTGACGGCACGACGACCGCGACTGTCCTCGCCCAGGCTCTGGTCCGCGAGGGCCTGCGCAACGTCGCCGCCGGCGCCAACCCGATGGCCCTCAAGCGCGGCATCGAGAAGGCCGTCGAGGCCGTCTCCGCCGCTCTCCTTGAGCAGGCCAAGGACGTGGAGACCAAGGAGCAGATCGCTTCGACGGCCTCCATCTCCGCCGCCGACACGCAGATCGGCGAGCTCATCGCCGAGGCGATGGACAAGGTCGGCAAGGAAGGCGTCATCACCGTCGAGGAGTCGCAGACCTTCGGTCTCGAGCTTGAGCTCACCGAGGGCATGCGCTTCGACAAGGGCTACATCTCGGCGTACTTCGCCACCGACATGGAGCGCATGGAGTCGTCGCTCGACGACCCGTACATCCTGATCGTCAACTCCAAGATCTCCAACGTGAAGGACCTCCTTCCGCTGCTGGAGAAGGTCATGCAGTCGGGCAAGCCGCTGCTGATCATCGCGGAGGACGTCGAGGGCGAGGCGCTGTCCACGCTCGTCGTCAACAAGATCCGTGGCACCTTCAAGTCCGTCGCCGTCAAGGCTCCGGGCTTCGGTGACCGCCGCAAGGCCATGCTCGGCGACATCGCCATCCTCACCGGTGGCACCGTCATCTCCGAGGAGGTCGGCCTCAAGCTGGAGAACGCCGGTCTCGACCTGCTCGGCCGCGCCCGCAAGGTCGTCATCACCAAGGACGAGACCACGATCGTCGACGGCGCCGGTGAGAGCGACCAGGTCCAGGGTCGCGTCAACCAGATCCGTGCCGAGATCGAGAACTCCGACTCGGACTACGACCGCGAGAAGCTCCAGGAGCGTCTGGCGAAGCTGGCCGGCGGCGTGGCCGTCATCAAGGCCGGTGCCGCCACGGAGGTCGAGCTCAAGGAGCGCAAGCACCGTATCGAGGACGCCGTTCGCAACGCGAAGGCGGCCGTCGAAGAGGGCATCGTCGCCGGTGGTGGCGTGGCGCTGCTCCAGGCCACGGCCGTCTTCGAGAAGCTCGAGCTCCAGGGCGACGAGGCGACCGGCGCCAACGCCGTGAAGCTCGCGCTGGAGGCTCCGCTCAAGCAGATCGCCGTCAACGGTGGTCTCGAGGGTGGCGTCATCGTCGAGAAGGTGCGCAACCTCCCGCTCGGCCACGGCCTGAACGCCGCGACCGGCGAGTACGTCGACATGATCGCCGAGGGCATCATCGACCCGGCGAAGGTCACGCGCTCCGCTCTCCAGAACGCCGCGTCCATCGCCGCGCTGTTCCTCACCACGGAGGCGGTCATCGCCGACAAGCCCGAGAAGGCCGGTGCCCCCGCGGGCGGCGGCATGCCGGGCGGTGACATGGACTTCTGA
- a CDS encoding DUF4031 domain-containing protein encodes MTLYIDPPTWPGHGRMWSHLVSDVSFEELHAFAAAIGCPPRAFERDHYDVPDVRYADAVAAGAVEVGSKELVRRITAAGLRRPKGRPA; translated from the coding sequence GTGACGTTGTACATCGACCCGCCGACCTGGCCCGGGCACGGCCGGATGTGGTCGCACCTGGTGAGTGACGTCTCGTTCGAGGAACTGCACGCGTTCGCGGCCGCCATCGGGTGCCCGCCGCGCGCCTTCGAACGCGACCACTACGACGTGCCCGACGTGCGCTACGCCGACGCGGTGGCCGCCGGTGCGGTGGAGGTGGGCTCGAAGGAACTCGTACGCCGCATCACGGCGGCGGGCCTGCGGCGGCCGAAGGGGCGGCCGGCGTAG
- a CDS encoding MoaD/ThiS family protein, with the protein MSVNVRIPTILRTYTDGKAEVAAEGATLAEVIADLEKNHAGIAARVLDDQGKLRRFVNVYVNDDDVRFEQGLETATPDGAGVSIIPAVAGG; encoded by the coding sequence ATGAGCGTCAACGTCCGCATTCCGACGATTCTCCGTACGTACACGGACGGCAAGGCCGAGGTCGCGGCCGAGGGCGCGACCCTCGCCGAGGTCATCGCCGACCTGGAGAAGAACCACGCGGGCATCGCGGCCCGTGTCCTGGACGACCAGGGCAAGCTGCGGCGCTTCGTCAACGTGTACGTGAACGACGACGACGTGCGCTTCGAGCAGGGCCTGGAGACGGCCACGCCCGACGGCGCCGGCGTCTCGATCATCCCGGCCGTCGCCGGAGGCTGA
- the murQ gene encoding N-acetylmuramic acid 6-phosphate etherase: MTSTRANTPSATYGALRAQLATLTTEAFRPELAEIDQLPTADIARIMNGEDRTVPQAVAARLPEIAAAIDATAERMARGGRLIYAGAGTAGRLGVLDASECPPTFNTDPAQVVGLIAGGPTAMIKAVEGAEDSRELAAEDLDRLGLTADDTVVGVSASGRTPYAVGAVEHARALGALTLGLSCNADSALGAAAEHGLEIVVGPELLTGSTRLKAGTAQKLVLNMISTITMIRLGKTYGNLMVDVRASNEKLRARSRRIVALATGAPDTDIEAALAATGGEVKNAILVLLGSVDGPTAAALLNEAQGHLRVALQAAAARTA, from the coding sequence ATGACCTCGACCCGCGCGAACACGCCCTCCGCCACGTACGGCGCACTGCGCGCCCAGCTCGCCACCTTGACCACCGAGGCGTTCCGCCCCGAGCTCGCCGAGATCGACCAGCTCCCCACGGCCGACATCGCCCGCATCATGAACGGCGAGGACCGCACCGTCCCCCAGGCCGTCGCCGCCCGGCTCCCGGAGATCGCCGCCGCCATCGACGCCACCGCCGAGCGGATGGCCCGGGGCGGGAGGCTGATCTACGCGGGCGCCGGCACGGCGGGGCGGCTCGGCGTGCTCGACGCGAGCGAGTGCCCGCCGACCTTCAACACCGACCCCGCCCAGGTCGTCGGCCTGATCGCCGGCGGACCGACCGCGATGATTAAGGCGGTCGAGGGCGCGGAGGACTCAAGGGAGCTGGCGGCCGAGGACCTGGACCGACTCGGTCTGACCGCCGACGACACCGTCGTCGGCGTATCCGCCTCCGGCCGCACCCCGTACGCGGTCGGCGCCGTCGAACACGCCCGCGCCCTCGGCGCCCTCACCCTCGGCCTGTCCTGCAACGCGGACAGCGCGCTGGGCGCGGCCGCCGAGCACGGCCTGGAGATCGTCGTCGGACCCGAACTCCTCACCGGCTCGACCCGGCTCAAGGCGGGCACGGCCCAGAAGCTCGTCCTCAACATGATCTCGACCATCACGATGATCCGGCTCGGCAAGACGTACGGAAATCTGATGGTCGACGTACGCGCCTCCAACGAGAAGCTGCGCGCCCGCTCGCGCCGCATCGTCGCGCTGGCGACGGGCGCCCCCGACACGGACATCGAAGCCGCGCTCGCCGCCACCGGCGGAGAGGTGAAGAACGCCATCCTGGTGCTCCTCGGGTCCGTCGACGGCCCCACCGCGGCCGCTCTGCTCAACGAAGCGCAGGGGCACTTGCGCGTGGCGCTCCAGGCCGCGGCCGCCCGTACGGCCTGA
- a CDS encoding cold-shock protein, whose translation MAQGTVKWFNAEKGYGFIAVDGGADVFVHYSAIQMDGYRTLEEGQRVEFEISQGQKGPQADMVKLAV comes from the coding sequence ATGGCTCAGGGCACCGTCAAGTGGTTCAACGCGGAGAAGGGGTACGGCTTCATCGCGGTCGACGGTGGTGCGGATGTTTTCGTCCACTACAGCGCGATCCAGATGGACGGGTACCGCACCCTTGAAGAAGGTCAGCGAGTCGAGTTCGAGATCTCGCAGGGCCAGAAGGGTCCGCAGGCGGACATGGTCAAGCTCGCCGTCTGA
- a CDS encoding helix-turn-helix domain-containing protein — protein MPGPKDLDPSSSPRALLGAELRHAREKEGLTQEELGRPLFVSGSFIGQLEAGTRRMMPEYAAKIDEILGTGGFFERNCKASTKSKYPDHFAEAAEAEAIATAIKEYAPLLIPGLLQTEPYARAIFRAYQPTAAEEVIDELVAARLERAHLLDDPTKPLLWTVLDEAVLRRKVGEPAEMAQALNHLAAMVRRHRIIAQVLPFGAGAHAAMDGGIKLMGFEDAPPLAYLEGLGTGQLEDDPATVARYELTYDLVRAMALSPKESLALIASVAEDYAHENQP, from the coding sequence ATGCCCGGTCCGAAGGACCTCGACCCTTCCTCCTCACCCCGCGCCCTGCTCGGCGCGGAACTGCGCCACGCGCGCGAGAAGGAGGGCCTCACCCAGGAGGAACTCGGCCGGCCACTCTTCGTGAGCGGCTCGTTCATCGGCCAGCTGGAGGCGGGAACGCGCCGGATGATGCCGGAGTACGCCGCGAAGATAGACGAGATCTTGGGAACGGGCGGCTTCTTCGAACGGAACTGCAAGGCGTCCACGAAGTCGAAGTACCCGGACCACTTCGCGGAGGCGGCCGAGGCGGAAGCGATCGCGACGGCGATCAAGGAGTACGCGCCGCTCCTGATCCCCGGCCTGTTGCAGACGGAACCGTACGCGAGGGCGATCTTCCGCGCGTACCAGCCGACAGCCGCCGAAGAGGTGATCGACGAACTGGTGGCGGCGAGGCTGGAGCGCGCGCATCTCCTCGACGACCCAACAAAGCCGCTGTTGTGGACGGTGCTGGACGAGGCGGTACTGCGCCGGAAGGTGGGCGAGCCCGCGGAGATGGCGCAGGCGCTGAACCACCTGGCGGCGATGGTCCGCCGCCACCGCATCATCGCGCAGGTGCTGCCGTTCGGGGCGGGGGCGCATGCGGCGATGGACGGCGGCATCAAACTGATGGGGTTCGAGGACGCGCCCCCTCTCGCCTACCTCGAAGGTCTGGGCACAGGCCAGTTGGAGGACGATCCGGCCACCGTCGCCCGCTACGAACTGACCTACGATCTGGTCAGGGCCATGGCACTGTCCCCCAAGGAATCCCTGGCTCTGATCGCATCAGTGGCGGAGGATTACGCGCATGAGAACCAGCCCTGA
- a CDS encoding S8 family peptidase has product MSASATQAARSAPAPLRLVDQAVPGQYLVEMKPTSDVAKVATQVGVTPLFSFKKVMHGFAAKLTDDQLTRVRADPNVAAVEQDAKVTVSGPAGSWGLDRIDQHALPLDNQFTATATGAGGIAYILDTGIDYSHTEFAGRARSGFDAFPGEGRLGRDCQGHGTHVAGTVGGATYGVAREAQLYSVRVMNCEGTGSNATVIAGLDWAASHAAEDPDRPAVLNASLGGPKSEQVNAAATKLAASGVLPVMAAGNDAKDACDVSPASAEGVVTVAASDHADAEAPFSNRGSCVEVYAPGTKIVSAKLGGGSVALDGTSMASPHVAGTALLYNSTNASATSEQIASWLDTTSTKDALSGVTPGTPNKLLFTGGL; this is encoded by the coding sequence TTGTCCGCCTCCGCGACGCAGGCTGCCCGTTCCGCCCCCGCCCCGCTCAGACTCGTGGATCAGGCCGTGCCCGGTCAGTACCTCGTCGAGATGAAGCCCACGTCCGACGTCGCCAAGGTGGCGACCCAGGTCGGCGTGACGCCGCTGTTCAGTTTCAAGAAGGTCATGCACGGCTTCGCCGCCAAGCTCACGGACGATCAGCTGACCCGGGTGCGGGCCGATCCGAACGTGGCGGCCGTGGAGCAGGACGCCAAGGTCACCGTGTCCGGGCCCGCTGGGTCATGGGGCCTCGACCGGATCGACCAGCACGCCCTGCCGCTCGACAACCAGTTCACCGCCACGGCGACCGGCGCCGGGGGAATCGCCTACATCCTCGACACGGGCATCGACTACAGCCACACGGAGTTCGCGGGGCGCGCGAGGTCCGGGTTCGACGCCTTCCCGGGCGAGGGGCGCCTGGGGCGGGACTGCCAGGGCCACGGCACCCATGTGGCGGGCACGGTGGGAGGCGCGACGTACGGCGTCGCGCGCGAGGCACAGCTCTACAGCGTCCGGGTCATGAACTGCGAGGGCACCGGCAGCAACGCCACGGTCATCGCCGGGCTCGACTGGGCGGCCTCGCACGCCGCCGAGGACCCCGACAGGCCGGCCGTACTCAACGCATCGCTCGGCGGTCCCAAGTCGGAGCAGGTGAACGCTGCCGCCACCAAGCTCGCGGCCAGTGGCGTCCTGCCCGTGATGGCGGCCGGCAACGACGCGAAGGACGCCTGCGACGTCTCCCCGGCGTCCGCCGAAGGGGTGGTCACGGTCGCCGCGTCCGACCACGCCGACGCGGAGGCGCCCTTCTCCAACCGCGGCTCGTGCGTGGAGGTCTACGCGCCGGGCACCAAGATCGTCTCGGCGAAGCTCGGCGGCGGAAGCGTCGCTCTCGACGGCACGTCCATGGCCTCTCCCCACGTGGCCGGGACGGCCCTGCTCTACAACAGCACCAACGCGTCGGCCACCTCGGAGCAGATCGCGAGCTGGCTCGACACCACCTCGACCAAGGACGCATTGTCGGGCGTCACCCCGGGCACGCCCAACAAGCTCCTCTTCACAGGCGGTCTCTGA
- a CDS encoding PTS transporter subunit EIIC, which yields MTENKNRATAAAILPLVGGAGNITSIAHCMTRLRLGLRDRALVQDERLKALPAVLGVVEDATYQIVLGPGTVARVTPEFEALVAAERAATPETAIPETATPGAAGPAPSQGPASPSPIPLTADELAAQGAAIKAERKARNATPVKLFLRRIANIFVPLIPALIGCGIIAGLNGLMVNLGWLPAVTPALAAVATGFMALIAVFVGLNTAKEFGGTPILGGAVAAIIVFPGVAKVDAFGQTLSPGQGGVLGALGAAVLAVYVEKWCRRWVPEALDVLVTPTLTVLVAGLVTVYGLMFVAGEVSAAIGDLSDRLLATGGAAAGFVLGGLFLPLVMLGLHQALIPIHTTLIEQQGFTVLLPILAMAGAGQVGAAVAVYLRLPRNGSVRRTIKSALPAGFLGVGEPLIYGVSLPLGRPFITACVGGAFGGGFVGLFNQLGDSVGSTAIGPSGWALFPLLAGNQGMGVMIAVYAAGLVAGYVAGFLATYFFGFSKQMLADLNADAPSPGADAATTTATGPASPPTAPEKEPAAL from the coding sequence ATGACAGAGAACAAGAACCGCGCCACCGCCGCCGCGATCCTTCCCCTCGTCGGAGGCGCGGGGAACATCACCTCCATCGCCCACTGCATGACCCGCCTCCGGCTGGGTCTGCGCGACCGTGCCCTCGTCCAAGACGAGCGGCTCAAGGCCCTTCCCGCCGTACTGGGCGTGGTCGAGGACGCGACGTACCAGATCGTCCTCGGGCCCGGTACGGTCGCCCGCGTCACCCCGGAGTTCGAGGCCCTGGTCGCCGCGGAACGAGCGGCCACCCCCGAAACGGCCATCCCTGAAACGGCCACCCCCGGAGCGGCCGGCCCCGCGCCCTCCCAGGGGCCCGCCTCCCCCTCCCCCATCCCCCTCACCGCCGACGAACTCGCCGCCCAGGGCGCCGCCATCAAGGCCGAGCGCAAGGCGAGGAACGCCACCCCCGTCAAGCTCTTCCTGCGCAGGATCGCGAACATCTTCGTCCCGCTCATCCCCGCCCTCATCGGCTGCGGCATCATCGCCGGTCTCAACGGCCTGATGGTCAACCTCGGGTGGCTCCCCGCCGTCACCCCCGCGCTCGCCGCCGTCGCGACCGGCTTCATGGCCCTGATCGCCGTCTTCGTCGGCCTCAACACGGCGAAGGAGTTCGGCGGTACGCCGATCCTGGGCGGCGCGGTCGCCGCCATCATCGTGTTCCCGGGCGTCGCCAAGGTCGACGCCTTCGGTCAGACGCTGTCGCCCGGCCAGGGCGGCGTGCTCGGCGCGCTCGGCGCGGCGGTCCTCGCGGTGTACGTCGAGAAATGGTGCCGCCGGTGGGTCCCGGAGGCCCTGGACGTCCTCGTCACCCCGACCCTCACCGTCCTGGTCGCGGGCCTCGTCACCGTCTACGGCCTGATGTTCGTCGCCGGTGAGGTCTCCGCCGCCATCGGTGACCTTTCCGACCGGCTACTGGCCACCGGCGGCGCGGCGGCCGGGTTCGTGCTCGGCGGCCTGTTCCTGCCGCTCGTCATGCTGGGCCTGCACCAGGCCCTCATCCCCATCCACACCACCCTGATCGAGCAGCAGGGCTTCACCGTCCTCCTCCCGATCCTCGCCATGGCGGGAGCGGGCCAGGTCGGCGCGGCCGTCGCGGTCTACCTCCGCCTCCCCCGCAACGGCTCGGTCCGACGCACCATCAAGTCCGCGCTCCCGGCCGGTTTCCTGGGCGTGGGCGAGCCGCTCATCTACGGCGTCTCGCTGCCCCTCGGCCGCCCGTTCATCACCGCCTGCGTGGGCGGCGCCTTCGGCGGAGGCTTCGTCGGCCTGTTCAACCAGCTCGGCGACTCGGTCGGTTCCACGGCCATCGGCCCGTCCGGCTGGGCCCTGTTCCCCCTCCTGGCCGGCAACCAGGGCATGGGCGTGATGATCGCGGTGTACGCGGCAGGGCTGGTCGCCGGTTACGTCGCCGGCTTCCTGGCCACGTACTTCTTCGGCTTCAGCAAGCAGATGCTGGCCGACCTGAACGCGGACGCCCCGTCCCCCGGCGCGGACGCGGCCACCACCACCGCCACCGGCCCCGCTTCCCCGCCCACCGCCCCGGAGAAGGAACCCGCCGCGCTCTGA
- a CDS encoding MurR/RpiR family transcriptional regulator, with the protein MGTARTVAPAGARTTAPPAPAALAAKVRTLAPSMTRSMQRVAEAVAADPAGCAALTVTGLAELTGTSEATVVRTARLLGYPGYRDLRLALAGLAAQQQSGRAPAVTADIAVDDPIADVVAKLAYDEQQTLADTAAGLDTVQLGAAVTALAAARRIDIYGVGASSLVGMDLAQKLLRIGLIAHAHTDPHLAVTNAVQLRSGDVAIAITHSGSTGDAIEPLRVAFDRGATTVAITGRPDGPVSQYADHVLTTSTARESELRPAAMSSRTSQLLVVDCLFIGVAQRTYETAAPALAASYEALAHRHAPRSSNR; encoded by the coding sequence ATCGGCACAGCTCGCACGGTCGCCCCAGCCGGCGCCCGCACCACCGCCCCGCCCGCCCCCGCCGCCCTCGCGGCCAAGGTACGGACCCTCGCCCCCTCCATGACCCGCTCCATGCAGCGCGTCGCCGAGGCCGTCGCCGCCGACCCGGCCGGCTGCGCCGCCCTCACGGTCACCGGCCTCGCGGAGCTGACCGGCACCAGCGAGGCCACCGTCGTCCGCACCGCCCGCCTCCTCGGCTACCCCGGCTACCGCGACCTGCGCCTCGCGCTCGCCGGACTCGCCGCCCAGCAGCAGTCGGGCCGGGCGCCCGCCGTCACCGCCGACATCGCCGTCGACGACCCGATCGCGGACGTCGTGGCGAAGCTGGCGTACGACGAGCAGCAGACCCTCGCCGACACCGCCGCCGGCCTCGACACCGTCCAGCTGGGCGCGGCCGTCACCGCGCTCGCCGCGGCCCGCCGCATCGACATCTACGGGGTCGGCGCCTCCTCCCTCGTCGGCATGGACCTCGCCCAGAAACTCCTGCGCATCGGCCTCATCGCGCACGCGCACACCGACCCGCACCTCGCCGTCACCAACGCCGTCCAGCTCCGCTCCGGCGACGTGGCGATAGCCATCACGCACTCCGGCTCGACCGGTGACGCCATCGAGCCGCTGCGCGTCGCCTTCGACCGGGGGGCCACCACGGTGGCGATCACGGGCCGCCCGGACGGGCCCGTGTCGCAGTACGCCGACCACGTCCTGACCACGTCGACCGCCCGCGAGAGCGAACTGCGCCCGGCCGCCATGTCGAGCCGTACGAGCCAACTCCTCGTCGTCGACTGCCTGTTCATAGGCGTGGCGCAGCGTACGTACGAGACAGCCGCCCCCGCCCTCGCCGCCTCCTACGAGGCGCTCGCCCACCGCCACGCGCCCCGCAGCAGCAACCGTTAG
- a CDS encoding DUF397 domain-containing protein, whose amino-acid sequence MRTSPEYDLSTATWHKSSYSGGDGGNCLEVATWRKSTYSDGSGGDCLEVSDGHPHAVPVRDSKNPEGPALVFPAAAWSAFVADLKRR is encoded by the coding sequence ATGAGAACCAGCCCTGAGTACGACCTGTCCACGGCGACCTGGCACAAGTCCAGCTACAGCGGCGGAGACGGCGGCAACTGCCTTGAGGTCGCCACCTGGCGCAAGTCCACCTACAGCGACGGCAGCGGCGGCGACTGCCTCGAAGTGTCCGACGGACACCCCCACGCCGTCCCTGTCCGAGACTCCAAGAACCCCGAAGGCCCGGCGCTCGTGTTCCCCGCCGCCGCCTGGTCCGCCTTCGTCGCGGATCTCAAGCGGCGGTAG
- a CDS encoding glucosyl-3-phosphoglycerate synthase has product MLEEVERWLNLRSWSTADRPLDRLVAAKAGRGLTVSVVLPALDEEETVGDIVAAIRHELVEAVPLVDELVVLDSGSKDRTAQVATAAGARVVHRDAVLPRIPALPGKGEVLWRSLLVTSGDIVCFIDSDLKDFSASFVSGIVGPLLTEPDVHFVKAMYDRPLGEATGQGGRVTELVARPLLNLHWPQLAGFVQPLGGEYAVRRSLLERLPFPVGYGVELGLLVDSLHTVGLDALAQVDVGVRKHRHQDGQALGRMAATIYRTAHLRLSRGALVRPALTQFERGVDGCGFVPKTYAVDTEERPPMREIAEYAARRAA; this is encoded by the coding sequence GTGCTGGAAGAGGTGGAGCGCTGGCTGAACCTGAGGTCCTGGTCCACGGCCGACCGGCCGCTGGACCGGCTGGTCGCGGCCAAGGCCGGGCGCGGCCTCACCGTCAGCGTCGTCCTGCCCGCCCTCGACGAGGAGGAGACGGTCGGCGACATCGTGGCGGCGATACGCCACGAGCTGGTGGAGGCCGTGCCCCTCGTGGACGAGCTCGTCGTCCTGGACTCGGGCTCGAAGGACCGTACGGCCCAGGTGGCGACGGCGGCGGGAGCCCGGGTCGTCCACCGGGACGCCGTACTGCCCCGCATACCCGCCCTGCCCGGCAAGGGCGAGGTGCTGTGGCGGTCACTGCTCGTGACCAGCGGCGACATCGTGTGCTTCATCGACTCGGATCTGAAGGACTTCTCCGCCTCGTTCGTGTCGGGCATCGTCGGGCCGCTGCTGACCGAACCCGACGTGCATTTCGTCAAGGCGATGTATGACCGGCCGCTGGGCGAAGCCACTGGTCAGGGAGGCCGCGTCACCGAATTGGTGGCACGCCCGCTGCTCAATCTGCACTGGCCGCAGCTGGCCGGGTTCGTACAGCCGCTGGGCGGCGAGTACGCCGTACGGCGGTCCCTCCTGGAGCGGCTGCCCTTCCCGGTCGGTTACGGAGTGGAGCTGGGCCTGCTCGTGGACTCGCTGCACACGGTCGGCCTGGACGCGCTGGCCCAGGTGGACGTGGGCGTACGCAAGCACCGTCACCAGGACGGGCAGGCGCTCGGGCGGATGGCCGCCACCATCTACCGGACGGCCCACCTCCGGCTCTCGCGCGGCGCCCTGGTGCGGCCGGCGCTGACCCAGTTCGAGCGGGGCGTGGACGGGTGCGGGTTCGTACCGAAGACGTACGCGGTGGACACGGAGGAGCGGCCGCCGATGCGTGAGATCGCCGAGTACGCGGCGCGGCGGGCGGCGTAA
- the thrC gene encoding threonine synthase yields MAVQSVEVDASTTNPLPVDLGPATALSCRECGERFELGPIFACSSCFGPLEVAYDLPLGDADALRKQIEAGPDNIWRYAPLLPVPADVASKPSLNPGFTKLVKADNLARELGVTGGLYVKDDSGNPTHSFKDRVVAIAVEAARAFGFTTLSCSSTGNLAGAVGAAAARAGFRSCVFIPHDLEQGKVVMASVYGGDLVGIEGNYDDVNRFCSELIGDPLGEGWGFVNVNLRPYYGEGSKTLAYEICEQLGWEIPDQLVIPIASGSQLTKIDKGLKELIALGLVEDKPYKIFGAQAEGCSPVSAAFKAGHDVVRPQKPNTIAKSLAIGNPADGPYVLDIARRTGGAVEDVNDEQVVESIKLLAETEGIFAETAGGVTVGVTKKLIEAGLLDPSLTTVVLNTGDGLKTLEAVAPTTGQSAVIRPNLDSFREAGLA; encoded by the coding sequence ATGGCTGTGCAGTCTGTTGAAGTTGATGCAAGCACCACGAATCCCCTGCCCGTAGACCTGGGCCCCGCCACCGCGCTTTCCTGCCGCGAGTGCGGAGAGCGATTCGAACTCGGCCCGATCTTCGCCTGTTCCTCCTGTTTCGGTCCTCTTGAGGTCGCCTACGACCTCCCGCTCGGCGACGCCGATGCGCTGCGCAAGCAGATCGAGGCCGGACCGGACAACATCTGGCGGTACGCGCCGCTGCTGCCCGTGCCCGCCGACGTGGCCTCGAAGCCGAGCCTGAACCCGGGCTTCACCAAGCTGGTCAAGGCCGACAACCTGGCCCGTGAGCTGGGCGTCACCGGTGGTCTGTACGTCAAGGACGACTCCGGCAACCCGACGCACTCCTTCAAGGACCGTGTCGTCGCGATCGCCGTCGAGGCCGCACGCGCGTTCGGCTTCACCACGCTTTCCTGCTCCTCCACCGGCAACCTCGCCGGCGCGGTCGGTGCCGCCGCCGCGCGGGCCGGTTTCCGCTCGTGCGTGTTCATCCCGCACGACCTGGAGCAGGGCAAGGTCGTCATGGCTTCGGTCTACGGCGGTGACCTCGTCGGCATCGAGGGCAACTACGACGACGTGAACCGCTTCTGCTCGGAGCTGATCGGGGACCCGCTGGGCGAGGGATGGGGCTTCGTCAACGTCAACCTGCGCCCGTACTACGGCGAGGGCTCCAAGACCCTGGCGTACGAGATCTGCGAGCAGCTCGGCTGGGAGATCCCGGACCAGCTCGTCATCCCGATCGCCTCGGGCTCGCAGCTCACGAAGATCGACAAGGGGCTGAAGGAGCTCATCGCCCTGGGTCTGGTCGAGGACAAGCCGTACAAGATCTTCGGCGCCCAGGCGGAGGGCTGCTCGCCGGTGTCGGCGGCCTTCAAGGCCGGGCACGACGTCGTACGGCCGCAGAAGCCGAACACGATCGCCAAGTCCCTCGCGATCGGCAACCCGGCCGACGGCCCGTACGTCCTGGACATCGCCCGCCGTACGGGTGGCGCGGTCGAGGACGTCAACGACGAGCAGGTCGTGGAGTCGATCAAGCTGCTGGCCGAGACGGAGGGCATCTTCGCGGAGACCGCGGGCGGCGTGACCGTCGGCGTGACGAAGAAGCTCATCGAGGCCGGGCTGCTCGACCCCTCCCTGACCACCGTCGTGCTCAACACGGGCGACGGCCTGAAGACCCTTGAGGCGGTGGCCCCGACCACGGGTCAGTCCGCCGTCATCCGCCCCAACCTGGACTCTTTCCGAGAGGCTGGCCTCGCATGA